Proteins from one Streptococcus mitis B6 genomic window:
- a CDS encoding MATE family efflux transporter: MNKKRTVDLIHGPILPSLLSFAFPILLSNIFQQLYNTADVLIVGRFLGQESLAAVGATTAIFDLIVGFTLGVGNGMGIVIARYYGARNFTKIKEAVAATWILGALLSIVVMLLGFLGLYPLLQYLDTPAEILPQSYQYISMIVTCVGVSFAYNLFAGLLRSIGDSLAALGFLIFSALVNVVLDLYFITQLHLGVQSAGLATIISQGLSAVLCFYYIRKSVPELLPQLKHFKWDKALYSDLLEQGLAMGLMSSIVSIGSVILQSSVNTFGAVIISAQTAARRIMAFALLPMTAISASMTTFDSQNLGAKRLDRIVQGLRIGSRLSISWAVFVCIFLFFASPALVSFLASSTDGYLIENGSLYLQISSAFYPILSLLLIYRNCLQGLGQKILPLVSSFIELIGKIAFVVWIIPWAGYKGVILCEPLIWVAMTIQLYFSLFRHPLIKEGKAILATKVQS, encoded by the coding sequence ATGAATAAAAAACGAACAGTGGACCTGATACATGGTCCTATTCTTCCTTCGCTCTTAAGCTTCGCCTTCCCAATCCTGCTATCAAATATTTTTCAACAGCTCTATAATACTGCTGATGTCTTGATTGTTGGGCGTTTTCTTGGTCAAGAATCCTTGGCTGCAGTAGGAGCGACGACAGCGATTTTTGACCTGATTGTAGGTTTTACTCTTGGTGTTGGCAATGGCATGGGAATTGTCATTGCCCGCTATTATGGAGCTCGGAATTTCACTAAAATCAAGGAGGCAGTAGCAGCCACTTGGATACTAGGTGCCCTTTTGAGTATTGTAGTGATGCTGCTTGGCTTTCTTGGTTTGTATCCTCTCTTGCAATACCTAGATACTCCTGCAGAAATTCTTCCTCAATCTTATCAATATATTTCTATGATTGTGACCTGTGTCGGTGTCAGCTTTGCCTATAATCTTTTTGCAGGCTTGTTGCGGTCTATTGGGGACAGTCTTGCTGCGCTTGGTTTTTTGATTTTCTCTGCCTTGGTTAATGTGGTTCTGGATCTCTATTTTATTACGCAATTGCATCTTGGAGTTCAATCCGCGGGACTTGCCACCATCATTTCGCAGGGCTTATCAGCGGTTCTTTGCTTTTATTACATCCGTAAGAGTGTGCCTGAGCTACTCCCTCAGCTCAAGCATTTCAAATGGGACAAGGCCTTATACTCCGATCTCTTGGAGCAAGGTTTGGCTATGGGCTTGATGAGTTCGATTGTGTCCATCGGTAGTGTGATTTTACAGTCTTCTGTCAATACTTTTGGAGCCGTGATTATTAGTGCTCAAACAGCGGCACGACGCATTATGGCTTTCGCCCTTCTTCCCATGACCGCTATTTCTGCTTCGATGACGACCTTTGATTCTCAGAATTTAGGTGCTAAGCGCCTAGATCGCATTGTTCAAGGCCTTCGAATCGGCAGTCGTTTAAGTATATCCTGGGCAGTTTTTGTTTGTATCTTCCTCTTTTTTGCCAGTCCAGCCTTGGTTTCTTTCTTGGCTAGTTCGACAGATGGTTACTTGATAGAAAATGGCAGTCTCTATCTGCAAATCAGTTCAGCCTTTTATCCTATTTTGAGTCTCTTGTTGATTTATCGTAATTGTTTGCAGGGCTTGGGGCAAAAGATTCTTCCTCTGGTTTCCAGTTTTATCGAATTAATCGGGAAAATTGCTTTTGTGGTCTGGATTATCCCTTGGGCAGGCTATAAGGGAGTTATCCTTTGCGAACCCCTCATCTGGGTTGCCATGACTATCCAACTGTATTTCTCACTGTTTCGTCACCCTTTGATAAAAGAAGGCAAGGCTATCTTGGCAACAAAAGTGCAATCCTAG
- the brpA gene encoding biofilm formation/cell division transcriptional regulator BrpA, whose protein sequence is MVKKIIGMVLAFLAVTVLGVGVFAYTIYQQGTETLSRTYKKIGEETNVIEATEPLTILLMGVDTGNVERTDPWEGNSDSMILLTVNPHTKKTTMLSLERDILTKIQHKDGRIEEEKLNAAYANGGAELAISTIQKMMNIHIDRYIMVNMHGLQQLVDAVGGITVNNTLGFPISISDQEEFNTISIGVGQQTLNGDEALVYSRMRYQDPEGDYGRQKRQREVIQKVVEKVLSLNSVSHYQSILKALSTNMQTNIDLSAKSIPSLLGYKDSFKTIETQQLRGEDAELQGTSYQIVTANHLLEIQNLLRTSLDKPKVTELETNAVLYEDVFGNQNGIGLGTGTINNTTNQEDVE, encoded by the coding sequence ATGGTTAAAAAAATTATTGGAATGGTGCTAGCTTTTCTAGCAGTGACAGTTTTGGGTGTGGGTGTTTTTGCTTATACGATTTATCAACAAGGAACAGAAACTTTATCACGGACCTATAAAAAAATTGGGGAAGAAACCAATGTTATTGAGGCGACTGAACCCTTAACGATTCTTTTGATGGGGGTTGATACTGGAAACGTGGAACGAACGGACCCTTGGGAGGGAAATAGTGATTCTATGATTCTCTTGACGGTTAATCCGCACACGAAAAAGACAACAATGTTGAGTTTAGAGCGAGATATTTTGACGAAAATTCAGCATAAAGATGGGCGGATTGAGGAAGAAAAACTAAATGCTGCTTATGCCAATGGTGGTGCAGAGTTGGCTATTTCAACTATTCAGAAGATGATGAATATTCATATTGATCGCTATATTATGGTCAATATGCACGGATTGCAACAATTGGTTGATGCAGTAGGTGGAATTACCGTTAATAACACGCTAGGATTCCCGATTTCTATCAGTGACCAAGAGGAATTTAATACCATTTCTATTGGTGTTGGGCAGCAAACTCTAAATGGAGATGAAGCTCTTGTTTATTCTCGCATGCGCTACCAGGACCCAGAAGGGGACTACGGACGTCAGAAACGTCAGCGTGAAGTCATTCAAAAGGTGGTTGAAAAAGTTCTTAGCTTGAATAGTGTTAGTCACTATCAATCTATCTTAAAAGCCCTAAGTACCAATATGCAGACTAATATTGATCTATCTGCGAAAAGTATTCCAAGCTTATTAGGTTACAAGGACTCGTTTAAAACGATTGAAACCCAACAATTACGAGGAGAAGATGCTGAATTGCAAGGGACATCTTATCAAATCGTAACTGCTAACCATTTGTTAGAGATCCAGAATCTTTTGAGAACCTCACTTGATAAACCAAAGGTGACAGAGTTAGAGACAAATGCAGTCTTATATGAAGATGTTTTTGGAAACCAAAATGGTATCGGTTTGGGAACAGGTACGATTAATAATACAACAAATCAAGAAGATGTAGAATAA
- a CDS encoding LytTR family DNA-binding domain-containing protein, with amino-acid sequence MKLRIEIDSNLEETEIIIKAATLTDEIADLQRLLQESKSPRLIFYKGTGEYYLDLSEILFFETEGSKIYAHTHKDAYEVRLKLYELEAILPRYFSRVSKSTIANIRQVYSVDKSFSGTGTISFYQTHKEVHVSRHYQSLLKENLRNMR; translated from the coding sequence ATGAAGTTACGAATCGAAATTGACAGCAATTTAGAGGAAACTGAAATTATCATCAAGGCAGCGACTTTGACAGATGAGATTGCAGATTTACAGCGCCTCTTGCAAGAGTCCAAGTCTCCTCGGTTGATTTTTTACAAGGGAACAGGTGAATATTATCTGGACTTGTCGGAAATTCTCTTCTTTGAGACGGAAGGTAGCAAGATTTATGCCCATACCCATAAAGATGCCTACGAAGTTCGGCTTAAACTCTATGAGTTAGAGGCTATCCTTCCTCGCTATTTTAGTCGGGTATCCAAGTCAACTATTGCTAATATTCGGCAAGTCTATTCAGTGGACAAGTCCTTTTCAGGAACGGGCACCATTTCCTTTTATCAGACCCACAAGGAGGTTCATGTGTCACGGCATTACCAATCCCTCCTAAAAGAAAATCTAAGAAACATGAGGTAA
- a CDS encoding YebC/PmpR family DNA-binding transcriptional regulator codes for MGRKWANIVAKKTAKDGANSKVYAKFGVEIYVAAKKGDPDPESNSALKFVIDRAKQAQVPKHVIDKALDKAKGNTDETFTEGRYEGFGPNGSMLIVDTLTSNVNRTAANVRAAFGKNGGNMGASGSVSYLFDNKGVIVFAGEDADSVFEQLLEADVDVDDVEAEEGTITVYTAPTDLHKAIVALRESGIEEFQVTELEMIPQSEVELSGDDLETFEKLYSVLEDDEDVQKIYTNVDGF; via the coding sequence ATGGGACGTAAATGGGCCAATATCGTAGCCAAGAAAACGGCTAAAGATGGAGCTAACTCTAAAGTATATGCAAAATTTGGTGTAGAAATCTATGTAGCAGCTAAAAAAGGTGATCCAGATCCAGAATCAAACTCAGCCTTGAAGTTCGTTATCGACCGTGCTAAACAAGCCCAAGTGCCAAAACACGTTATCGATAAGGCTTTGGATAAGGCTAAAGGAAATACAGACGAAACCTTTACAGAAGGACGTTACGAAGGTTTTGGACCAAATGGTTCTATGCTGATCGTGGATACTTTGACTTCAAATGTCAACCGTACAGCGGCCAATGTCCGTGCAGCCTTTGGTAAAAACGGCGGAAACATGGGTGCTTCAGGTTCGGTTTCTTACCTATTTGATAACAAAGGTGTTATCGTATTTGCAGGTGAAGATGCGGACTCAGTCTTTGAGCAATTGCTAGAAGCAGATGTGGATGTGGATGATGTAGAAGCAGAAGAAGGGACAATCACAGTTTACACAGCTCCAACTGACCTTCATAAGGCTATTGTTGCCCTTCGTGAGTCAGGTATCGAAGAATTCCAAGTGACTGAATTGGAAATGATTCCTCAGTCAGAAGTGGAATTGTCAGGCGATGACCTTGAAACCTTTGAAAAACTTTACAGCGTTCTTGAAGACGACGAAGACGTACAAAAGATCTACACAAACGTAGACGGATTCTAA
- a CDS encoding competence/damage-inducible protein A, translating into MKAEIIAVGTEILTGQIVNTNAQFLSEKLAEIGVDVYFQTAVGDNEARLLSLLEIASQRSSLVILTGGLGPTEDDLTKQTLAKFLGKELVFDPQAQEKLDVFFAQRPDYARTPNNERQAQIVEGATPLPNETGLAVGGILEVDGVTYVVLPGPPSELKPMVLNQLLPKLMTGSKLYSRVLRFFGIGESQLVTILSDLIDNQTDPTLAPYAKTGEVTLRLSTKASSQEEANQALDILENQILDRQTFEGISLRDLCYGYGEEASLASIVVEKLKKQGKTITAAESLTAGLFQARVADFSGASSIFKGGFVTYSLEEKSKILDIPVKDLEEQGVVSEFTAQKMAEQARIKTQSDFGISLTGVAGPDSLEGHPAGTVYIGLAQEQGTEVIKVNIGGRSRADIRHIAVMHAFNLVRKALLSD; encoded by the coding sequence ATGAAAGCAGAAATCATTGCTGTTGGAACAGAGATTTTGACAGGACAGATTGTCAATACCAATGCTCAGTTTTTATCAGAAAAACTAGCAGAAATTGGAGTAGACGTATATTTTCAGACGGCTGTGGGAGACAATGAAGCTCGTCTCTTGTCTTTGCTTGAGATTGCCAGTCAACGTAGTAGTCTGGTGATTTTAACAGGTGGTTTGGGACCAACTGAGGACGATTTGACCAAACAAACCCTAGCTAAATTTTTAGGGAAAGAATTAGTCTTCGATCCTCAGGCTCAGGAGAAGTTAGATGTCTTTTTTGCCCAGCGACCAGACTATGCCCGAACACCAAATAACGAAAGACAAGCTCAAATTGTAGAAGGAGCGACTCCACTGCCCAACGAAACAGGACTGGCTGTGGGAGGCATTTTGGAAGTCGATGGAGTGACCTATGTCGTCCTTCCCGGTCCACCAAGTGAATTGAAACCCATGGTCTTAAACCAACTTCTACCCAAGTTGATGACAGGGAGTAAGCTATATTCCCGAGTTCTTCGTTTCTTTGGAATTGGCGAGAGCCAGTTGGTTACGATTTTGTCTGATTTGATTGATAATCAAACAGATCCGACCTTGGCCCCTTATGCTAAGACAGGAGAAGTCACTCTGCGTCTGTCAACAAAGGCTAGCAGTCAAGAAGAGGCGAATCAAGCGCTGGATATCTTGGAAAATCAAATCTTGGACCGCCAGACTTTCGAAGGAATTTCTTTACGAGACCTCTGTTATGGTTATGGAGAGGAGGCTAGCTTGGCCAGCATTGTGGTAGAAAAACTGAAAAAACAAGGGAAAACTATCACGGCTGCAGAGAGTTTGACGGCAGGTCTTTTCCAAGCCAGAGTAGCGGATTTTTCGGGTGCTTCAAGTATATTTAAGGGTGGTTTTGTAACCTATAGCTTGGAGGAGAAATCAAAGATATTGGATATTCCTGTCAAGGACTTGGAAGAACAGGGTGTGGTGTCTGAATTTACAGCACAGAAGATGGCTGAACAGGCACGAATCAAGACCCAGTCTGATTTTGGCATTAGCTTGACTGGAGTAGCAGGGCCAGATAGTCTAGAAGGTCATCCAGCTGGGACAGTTTACATAGGCTTGGCACAGGAGCAAGGAACTGAGGTCATCAAGGTCAATATTGGAGGCAGAAGCCGAGCAGATATACGTCACATTGCGGTTATGCATGCCTTTAACCTAGTTCGCAAGGCTTTATTAAGTGACTAA
- a CDS encoding ABC transporter ATP-binding protein, translated as MENKKMSLWKQSKPYLAGLQFALLIAFLATILSNIITVYGPTRIKEMTNIIASGLETSVDVVAVAAIGGFLAVIYVIGLLSNYLQAFLFTTAIQRFSERLRRAIAEKINSLPLGYFDGHSQGDTLSRVTNDVDTAAQSLNQSLGTVLSSSLLVVAVLVTMFGMNWILALVTVVSTLIGFVFVSVFMGKSQGFFKSQQQDLAAVNGYVEEMYSGHNVVTSYNAIESTKEEFAKLNNRLYDSIWKSQFISGIMMPIMMFIGNFSYALVIIVGAALALNGQISIGIIVAFMAYVRIFSQPLSQIAQGITSLQQASAAMGRVFEFLAEEEMKDESHKERQLSDMKGQVVFDRVSFGYTPERTIIHDFSATAHAGQKVAIVGPTGAGKTTIVNLLMKFYEIDKGSIRIDGVDTKEMKRSEVHDAFSMVLQDTWLFEGTIRDNLIYNQTGISDERVIEASKAVGIHHFIMTLPDGYDTVLDDTVNLSVGQKQLLTIARALLKDAPLLILDEATSSVDTRTEELIQKAMDRLMEGRTSFVIAHRLSTIRNADLILVMKDGNIIEQGNHDELMAQAGFYADLYNSQFTEDEAEE; from the coding sequence ATGGAAAATAAAAAAATGTCTCTCTGGAAACAGAGTAAACCCTATCTTGCAGGTCTCCAGTTTGCCCTTCTGATAGCCTTTCTAGCAACAATCCTATCCAATATCATTACTGTATATGGTCCAACTCGCATCAAGGAAATGACCAATATCATTGCCAGTGGTCTGGAAACAAGTGTGGATGTCGTGGCGGTTGCAGCTATTGGTGGTTTTTTGGCCGTCATCTATGTAATTGGGCTTCTATCAAATTATTTGCAGGCATTTCTGTTTACAACAGCTATTCAACGTTTTTCAGAGCGTTTAAGAAGAGCTATTGCAGAGAAAATCAATAGCCTACCATTAGGATATTTTGATGGACACTCTCAGGGGGATACTTTGTCTCGTGTAACCAATGACGTTGACACTGCAGCCCAGTCCCTTAATCAAAGTCTGGGAACAGTTCTTTCATCTAGTTTACTGGTCGTGGCAGTCTTGGTAACCATGTTTGGGATGAACTGGATTTTAGCCTTGGTGACGGTTGTGTCAACACTTATTGGTTTTGTTTTCGTGTCTGTCTTTATGGGCAAATCACAGGGCTTTTTTAAGAGTCAGCAACAGGATTTGGCAGCTGTCAATGGCTATGTGGAGGAAATGTACTCTGGCCATAATGTGGTGACCAGTTACAATGCCATCGAGAGTACGAAAGAAGAGTTTGCGAAATTAAACAATCGTCTGTATGATAGTATCTGGAAATCTCAGTTTATTTCAGGGATTATGATGCCGATTATGATGTTTATTGGGAACTTTAGCTATGCCTTGGTGATTATCGTTGGTGCAGCCTTGGCCTTAAATGGGCAGATCAGTATCGGGATTATCGTTGCCTTTATGGCTTACGTGCGTATCTTTTCTCAGCCCCTTTCGCAAATCGCCCAAGGGATTACTAGTTTGCAGCAGGCTAGCGCAGCCATGGGGCGTGTCTTCGAATTCTTAGCTGAAGAGGAGATGAAAGATGAATCCCATAAAGAAAGACAATTGAGCGATATGAAAGGTCAAGTAGTCTTTGATCGAGTCTCCTTTGGTTATACACCAGAGCGAACCATTATCCATGACTTTTCTGCGACGGCTCATGCAGGTCAAAAGGTTGCGATTGTCGGACCGACCGGAGCTGGTAAGACAACTATTGTCAATCTTTTGATGAAGTTCTATGAGATTGATAAGGGAAGTATTCGCATTGATGGTGTGGATACCAAGGAGATGAAGCGTTCGGAAGTACACGATGCCTTTTCAATGGTCTTGCAGGACACTTGGCTCTTTGAAGGAACCATTCGCGACAATCTTATCTATAACCAAACAGGTATTAGTGATGAGCGTGTGATTGAAGCCAGCAAGGCTGTAGGGATTCACCACTTTATCATGACCCTACCAGATGGTTACGATACCGTCTTGGATGATACAGTGAACTTGTCTGTCGGGCAAAAACAACTCTTGACCATTGCTCGTGCTTTGCTGAAAGATGCTCCACTCCTAATTCTAGATGAGGCGACTTCTTCTGTTGATACCCGTACAGAGGAATTGATCCAGAAAGCTATGGACCGATTGATGGAAGGCAGAACTTCCTTTGTCATCGCCCACCGCTTGTCAACCATCCGAAATGCTGATCTGATTCTTGTTATGAAAGATGGGAATATCATCGAGCAAGGAAATCATGATGAGCTGATGGCGCAAGCTGGTTTCTACGCTGACCTCTACAACAGTCAATTTACAGAAGACGAAGCAGAAGAATAA
- a CDS encoding ABC transporter ATP-binding protein, which translates to MKKLAKRISRKEWGMILLAILFTCFSVYLELEVPTYISKITDLLGSQGTNLDELWQPASMMVGMSFLAFLSVVAVGFFASRVAASYTSRLRSDIFNRVLDYSQTEIKKFSIPSLLTRTTNDITQVQMLITMGLQVVTRGPIMAIWAIGKILGHSEYWLWAVLVAVIVNVLMTTVLMTLAFPKQSLIQSLTDKLNSITRESLTGIRVVRAYNAEEYQNEKFAAANDELTRLNLFVNRLMAILNPIMMGISSGLSVAIYWIGAYVINDAAPIARLPLFSDMIVFMSYAMQVVMGFLLMGALFIVLPRTMVSAKRINQVLDLHSSIQNPAQVQLADENLKGQVEFKDVTFRYAANSEAVIENVSFKAEAGQTVAFIGSTGSGKSTLVNLIPRFYDVSAGEILVDGVNVQDYALEDLRNKVGYIPQKAVLFSGDVKGNLDFGQSQETPLSEQAMWQALELAQSKNFIEDKEAGLASEVAQGGTNFSGGQRQRLAIARALVRKPEILIFDDSFSALDYKTDRVLRQELAEKTKSMTKLIVAQRISTIMDADLILVLDQGKVVGQGTHKELLANNEVYQEIAYSQLSKEELEHGK; encoded by the coding sequence ATGAAGAAATTAGCTAAACGAATTAGTAGAAAAGAATGGGGGATGATTTTACTAGCCATTCTCTTTACTTGTTTTTCGGTCTATCTAGAGTTGGAAGTGCCGACCTATATCTCGAAAATTACGGATTTGCTAGGTAGTCAAGGAACTAATTTAGATGAGTTGTGGCAGCCGGCAAGCATGATGGTGGGAATGTCCTTTCTTGCCTTCTTGTCCGTAGTTGCAGTTGGATTTTTTGCATCCCGAGTGGCGGCTTCTTATACTAGTAGGTTGAGAAGTGATATTTTTAACCGAGTTTTGGATTACTCGCAGACAGAGATTAAGAAATTCTCTATTCCCAGTCTCTTGACGCGTACTACCAATGACATTACTCAAGTTCAAATGTTGATTACCATGGGCTTGCAAGTGGTAACGCGTGGTCCGATTATGGCTATCTGGGCTATCGGGAAGATTTTAGGCCATTCAGAATACTGGCTCTGGGCCGTTCTTGTAGCAGTGATTGTCAATGTTTTGATGACGACCGTTTTGATGACGCTAGCCTTTCCAAAACAGTCCTTGATTCAAAGTTTGACTGATAAACTGAACAGTATCACTCGTGAGAGTTTAACAGGTATTCGTGTTGTTCGCGCCTACAATGCTGAAGAATACCAAAATGAAAAATTTGCAGCAGCAAATGATGAATTGACACGCTTGAATTTGTTTGTCAACCGTCTTATGGCTATTTTGAACCCTATCATGATGGGGATTTCAAGTGGTTTGAGTGTGGCGATTTACTGGATTGGGGCCTATGTGATTAACGACGCTGCTCCGATAGCGCGTCTGCCTCTCTTTAGTGACATGATTGTTTTCATGTCTTATGCTATGCAGGTTGTCATGGGCTTCCTTCTCATGGGAGCACTCTTCATCGTTCTTCCCCGAACTATGGTCTCTGCCAAGCGCATTAATCAAGTTTTAGATTTGCATTCTTCTATCCAAAACCCTGCTCAAGTGCAGCTGGCTGATGAAAACCTCAAAGGTCAGGTCGAATTTAAGGATGTGACCTTCCGCTATGCGGCAAATTCGGAGGCGGTTATTGAGAATGTTAGCTTTAAAGCAGAAGCTGGTCAAACAGTGGCCTTTATTGGGTCAACAGGTTCTGGTAAATCTACTCTGGTCAATCTGATTCCACGTTTTTACGACGTATCAGCAGGAGAAATTCTTGTAGACGGTGTCAATGTTCAAGACTATGCCTTAGAAGATTTGCGCAACAAGGTTGGTTATATTCCTCAGAAAGCAGTTCTTTTTTCAGGTGATGTCAAGGGTAATCTAGACTTTGGACAGAGTCAAGAAACACCACTTAGTGAGCAGGCTATGTGGCAAGCTTTGGAGTTGGCCCAGTCTAAAAACTTTATCGAAGACAAGGAAGCGGGCTTGGCCTCAGAAGTGGCCCAAGGAGGAACCAACTTCTCAGGTGGTCAGAGACAGCGTCTGGCAATTGCGCGTGCCTTAGTTCGGAAGCCAGAAATCCTCATCTTTGATGACTCCTTCTCAGCCTTGGACTACAAGACAGACCGTGTCCTACGCCAAGAGCTAGCAGAGAAAACAAAGTCTATGACCAAGCTCATTGTTGCACAGCGCATTTCAACGATTATGGATGCAGATTTGATTTTGGTCTTGGATCAAGGGAAAGTCGTGGGGCAAGGCACCCACAAGGAACTTCTAGCTAATAACGAAGTTTACCAAGAAATTGCCTATTCACAACTATCGAAGGAGGAATTGGAACATGGAAAATAA
- a CDS encoding phosphatase PAP2 family protein — MKNYQEWYDHIAGKIENNPFFLRLLRAFNRFMTVVMPMIYLTLLATTYLQQGLGKKVGIYLFIPASGFVILSFLRKKINAPRPYEEWTIKPLLDRDSPGQSMPSRHVFSATIISMACLHASLSVGVILLVLSAFLGLVRVLGGVHYPKDVVVGYICGLAWGVLFFLF; from the coding sequence ATGAAAAATTATCAAGAATGGTATGACCACATTGCTGGTAAGATTGAAAACAATCCTTTCTTTCTGAGATTGCTAAGAGCTTTCAATCGGTTCATGACGGTGGTTATGCCTATGATTTATCTAACCTTGTTAGCAACTACCTATCTCCAACAAGGACTTGGGAAAAAGGTCGGGATCTATTTGTTTATTCCAGCGTCAGGTTTTGTGATTTTGTCCTTTCTTCGTAAGAAAATCAATGCCCCTAGGCCTTATGAGGAATGGACTATTAAACCCTTGCTTGACAGAGATAGTCCTGGTCAGTCAATGCCCAGTCGTCATGTCTTTTCAGCAACCATTATCTCCATGGCTTGCTTACATGCTAGTTTATCTGTAGGGGTTATCTTGTTGGTCTTGTCAGCTTTCCTCGGTCTAGTAAGAGTCTTAGGGGGAGTGCATTATCCCAAGGATGTAGTAGTTGGTTATATTTGTGGCCTTGCGTGGGGTGTGCTTTTCTTTCTATTTTGA
- the recA gene encoding recombinase RecA, translated as MAKKPKKLDEISKKFGAEREKALNDALKLIEKDFGKGSIMRLGERAEQKVQVMSSGSLALDIALGSGGYPKGRIIEIYGPESSGKTTVALHAVAQAQKEGGIAAFIDAEHALDPAYAAALGVNIDELLLSQPDSGEQGLEIAGKLIDSGAVDLVVVDSVAALVPRAEIDGDIGDSHVGLQARMMSQAMRKLGASINKTKTIAIFINQLREKVGVMFGNPETTPGGRALKFYASVRLDVRGSTQIKGTGDQKDTNVGKETKIKVVKNKVAPPFKEAFVEIMYGEGISKTGELLKIASDLDIIKKAGAWYSYKDEKIGQGSENAKKYLADNPEVFDEIDHQVRVQFGLIDGEEAAENKKDEAAQVDSVNEEVTLDLGDELEIEIEE; from the coding sequence ATGGCGAAAAAACCAAAAAAATTAGATGAAATTTCAAAAAAATTCGGGGCTGAACGTGAAAAAGCCTTGAATGACGCTCTTAAATTGATTGAGAAAGACTTTGGTAAGGGTTCAATCATGCGTTTGGGTGAACGTGCCGAGCAAAAGGTGCAAGTGATGAGCTCAGGTTCTTTGGCTCTTGACATTGCCCTCGGTTCAGGTGGTTATCCTAAAGGACGTATCATCGAAATCTATGGACCAGAATCATCTGGTAAGACAACGGTTGCCCTTCATGCAGTTGCGCAAGCGCAAAAAGAAGGTGGGATTGCTGCCTTTATCGATGCGGAACATGCACTCGATCCAGCTTATGCTGCGGCCCTTGGTGTCAATATTGACGAATTGCTCTTGTCACAACCAGACTCAGGAGAGCAAGGTCTTGAGATTGCAGGAAAATTGATTGACTCAGGTGCTGTGGATCTTGTTGTGGTCGATTCAGTTGCTGCCCTTGTACCTCGTGCGGAAATTGATGGCGATATTGGAGATAGTCACGTTGGTTTGCAGGCTCGTATGATGAGCCAGGCCATGCGTAAGCTTGGTGCTTCTATCAATAAAACCAAAACAATTGCCATCTTTATCAACCAATTGCGTGAAAAAGTTGGGGTCATGTTTGGGAATCCAGAAACAACTCCTGGTGGACGTGCTCTGAAATTCTACGCATCAGTCCGTTTGGATGTTCGTGGAAGCACACAAATCAAGGGAACTGGTGACCAAAAAGATACCAATGTCGGTAAAGAAACCAAAATCAAGGTCGTGAAAAACAAGGTGGCTCCACCATTTAAGGAAGCCTTCGTTGAAATCATGTACGGAGAAGGGATTTCTAAGACTGGTGAACTCTTGAAAATCGCAAGCGATTTGGATATCATCAAAAAAGCAGGAGCTTGGTACTCTTACAAGGATGAGAAAATCGGGCAAGGTTCTGAAAATGCTAAGAAATACTTGGCAGATAACCCAGAAGTCTTTGATGAGATTGACCATCAAGTCCGTGTTCAATTTGGTTTGATTGATGGAGAAGAAGCTGCTGAAAACAAAAAAGATGAAGCAGCTCAAGTAGACTCTGTGAATGAAGAAGTAACTCTTGACCTAGGCGATGAGCTTGAAATCGAAATTGAAGAATAA
- a CDS encoding MarR family winged helix-turn-helix transcriptional regulator, translating into MDKPMLILKRFGHQVHLMVQKEAKRCGIEFMGGPQGQVLRFLGWREHEQELTLIKDIEQELNISKSVASNLVKRMVQNGLVELEASPVDKRAKFVRLTDKSRSQMQQVKAFFERIDKQLIEDVDEDELLIFEKVLAQLQANIKRIGGDNEEIS; encoded by the coding sequence ATGGATAAACCGATGTTGATTTTAAAACGTTTTGGACACCAGGTACATCTGATGGTACAAAAGGAAGCCAAACGTTGTGGCATTGAATTTATGGGTGGGCCTCAAGGACAAGTCCTGCGTTTTTTAGGTTGGCGTGAGCATGAACAAGAATTAACGCTCATCAAGGATATTGAACAAGAACTCAATATTAGCAAGTCTGTTGCTAGTAATTTGGTCAAGCGTATGGTGCAAAATGGTTTGGTGGAGTTGGAGGCGAGTCCTGTTGATAAGCGGGCTAAGTTTGTTCGTCTGACGGACAAATCTCGTTCTCAAATGCAGCAAGTTAAGGCCTTCTTTGAACGCATTGACAAGCAGTTGATAGAAGACGTAGATGAAGATGAATTACTGATTTTTGAGAAAGTCCTGGCTCAACTACAGGCAAATATCAAGAGAATAGGAGGAGATAATGAAGAAATTAGCTAA